TCGACGGCAGGGAGTGGACCGGCCTCGTCCCCTTCCGCACGCCGGGCGGAGAACACCCGCACGGCCTGGCAGAGGTCTATGTCATGCCGAGCGAGACCGAGGGCGGCCGGCACGCCGCGCTCTGTATCGTGGTCGATGTGCGGGCGCTGCGCGGCATAGAGACCGACCTCGCCGCCTCGCAGGCCATTTTCGGCCAATCTCCATTTGGCTTCCTGCTGTTCGGTCCCGACCTCACCGTCGTACAGGCCAACCGGCGCTTCGCGGCCGTGTTCGGCGGTGCTCCGTCGGAACACCGCGGGCGTACCGTCCACGACTACCTCTCCAGGCCGGAGGCCGAGCGGATGACCGCTGCCCTCAAGCGGGTCCTGGACACCGGCGACTCCGTCACCGACCTTCAGGTCGTCGGCAACGTGCCCGGCGGCAACGAGCGCCGCCACTGGTCGGTCAACCTCTACCGGGTGCACAGCGGTACAGGGCGCCCCGTCGGCGTCGCCGGACTCGGTATCGACGTCACGCGCCGTCACATCGCCGCCCGTGAGGCCGCCAGCGCCCGGCGCAACCTCGCCATCCTCAACGAGGCGAGCGCCCGGATCGGCAACTCGCTGGACCTGGAGACCACTGCCCGCGAACTCCTCGGGGTCGCCGTGCCCGGCTTCTGCGACCTCGCGTCCGTCGACCTGTACCAGGGGCTGCTCACCGGAGACGAGGCACCGCCCGGACACTGGGGTTCCGGCCACCCCGAGGGGTACGGCGGCACCAGCGCCGAACTGCGCCGGGTCGCCTTCGCCAGCGCGGTCTCAGGCGCGTTGCCATCCGACCGCCCGGACACCGCCCCAGGCGATCGGACGGGTCGGGACGGGGGCTCGGACGCAACCGGGGGCGTCGCCGCGTCCACCCCGGGGGCGCCGAGTGTCGGGGCCCTGCACCACTTCCCGTTCAGCTCGCCGTCGGCAACCGCTCTGCGCACCGCCCGGGTGCAGGCCATCCCGGGTGAGGAAGGCAGTCTCGTCCAGTCGACCCTCGCCGTCCCGATGGTCGCGCACGACGCGGTCATCGGGCTGGTGCAGTTCTCCCGGGCCAAGGGCAGCGAACCCTTCGGCGAACGGGACCGCGCCCTCGCGGTCGAACTCGCCGCGCGCGCCGCCGTCTGCATGGACAACGCCCGGCTCTACCGCCGAGAGCACGAACGAGCCCTGATCCTCCAACGCAGCCTGCTCCCCCCGGGCGACCCCGAGGCCGCCGGACTCGACATCGCCTGCCGCTATCTGCCGGGCAACACCGCGACCGAGGTCGGCGGCGACTGGTTCGACGTCATCGAACTGCCCGGTCATCGCACCGCACTCGTCGTGGGTGACGTCATGGGCCGTGGACTGCGCGCCGCCGTGGCCATGGGCGAACTGCGCACCGCCGTAAGGACGCTGGCGCTGCTCGACCTGGAACCCGCGGAGGTGCTGTCCGCGCTGGACGAGATCGCCCGCGGGCTCGGCAGCCCCAGCGGTGCCCAGCAGGCGTCCCGCGTGGCGCACAAGAACCGCGGCCCGGAGCTTTCCGAGGTCTATCTGGCGACCTGTGTCTACGCCGTGTACGACCCGGTGACCAGGCGCTGCACCTTCGCCAACGCCGGGCATCTGCCACCCGTCCTCGTGGAGCCGGGCGAGGAGGCCCTGCTGCTCGACGTGCCCCCCGGCATGCCACTGGGGGTCGGCGGGGAGCCCTTTGAGGAGGTCCAGGTCGAGCTTCCGGAAGGCGCCCTGCTCGCGCTCTACACGGACGGTCTCGTGGAGTCCAGGCACCATCCGCTGGACGAGGGGCTAGGCGCGTTCCGGGCAGCGCTCACCGATCCCTCCCGGCCGTTGGCGGGCCGCACACTCCCGCCGCAGGCGACCGGGCACAGGGCACCGGCGCCCGTGCCCGCCCCGGGAGCGGGTTCCTCTTCGCTGGAGGACATCTGCGACCACGTCCTGAACACTCTGGACACCCGCCACGGCGAGGACGACATCGCCCTCCTCATGGCCCGTGTCCAGGGCATGCCGACCGAGGCCGTGGGCGACTGGCGGCTGCCCCGCGAGCCACGCTCGGTGGGCAGGGCCCGCGAACTCACCAGGGCACAGCTGGTCGCCTGGGACCTCGAACCACTCGTGGACACCGTCGAACTGCTCGTCAGCGAACTGGTCACCAACGCCCTGCGCTACGGAGAGGGCGAGATACGGCTGCGCCTGCTCCGCGACCGCACCCTGGTCTGCGAGGTCTGGGACGCGGGCCTCGTACAGCCTCGGCGCAGGCGAGCCAAGGACACCGACGAAGGCGGCCGTGGCCTGCAACTGGTCGGGCTGCTGAGCGCCGCATGGGGCTCCCGCCGCACTCCGCAGGGCAAGACGGTGTGGTTCGAACTGGCCCTCCCGGACGGCGACTCGTCGCCCGAGCCCAGCGTGGAGCAACTACTCAGCATGTTCTGAATGTTCCGGGCCCATCGCATCGAGGCCGACCGGATTCTCCGCGCAGATGTGGACGGAGGGCTGGTCGGCATTCGCGGGCCTGTCCACACAGCCGGTGACCGGCACACCGAAGGAGTGCGAGTCCAGAGCCGCTTCGCACGTGGCCTGGCTCGACTGGAAGTCCGGCACGGGACTGTTCGTCACGTCCGTCGACCGCACGACGCACGAGCAGAAGCGGACCGTCGTGGGATCACGCGCCAACCCGCACGATTACACCGACAACGGTTCCACCGACGTCCTCGTGCGGGACGCGTCCGGTGTGCTGTGGCGCGACGACCTACGGGACCGGCCGGCGAACGGTCAGATCAAGCCCGCCCTGCGCACCCGGGTCGGCGCGGGCTGGCAGACGTACAAGCAGATCGAGGCCGTCGGTGACCTCGCGGGCAACAAGGCCGGCGTCCTCTGGCTCTACCAGGGCAACGGCCGCGGCAACTTCGCCACCCGGGTACGGATCGGCGGCGGCTGGGGAGCCTTCACCCAGCTCGTCGGCGCCGGTGATGTCGACGACGACGGACGTCCGGACCTGATCGCGTACGGGGCGGGCGGCACGTACGTCTACCGCTCGACGGGCTCCACGACCGCCCCCTTCAGCCGTCAGTCGACGTCGCTGTACGCGGGCGAGGGCTCCGAGTTCAACAGCATCGCGTAGCAAGCGGCACCACGGCGCGCACTGCAACGCCCGGCGCCGCGCCACCTCGGGCTCGCCACCCGGTGCCTGCGGTCACCATCGAGGTGACCGCAGGCACCGGGTGGCGAGCCGTCGTCGGTCCCGTGCGGTGATCACCGGTCGATCGGCGTCGGACATCCCATGACCGGCGTCTCGGAACCGACATCCCGGAGCCGGGTCCCGACGTGGAAGTGCCGCCGGCCGACGCTTCAGCGAACGTCCACGAAGACCGGGTTCGAGTAGAACCACAGGTCGTCCCAAGGGCTCTCCAGCCCGTCGGCGAGCGGCTCCACCTCATCGGTGTTCGTGCCGCGCACCCGGGCGTAGAGGTCGCTTTCCACGCCACGCAGGGTGTGCCGGATGACGAACCCACCCCCCTCCCTGCGCCAGTCACCGGGACCGAATCGCGCCACCACCCTGGTGGTCGGGTCGGTGTCGGTGTCGAGGTTGGCGCTCGGGCCGGTGACCTGGCCCACGATCAGGTCCACGCGACGGACCTGCGGCCGGTCGCCGTTGCCGTTCGTGCCCTCCAGCGGCCGGAACCTGATCTCCAACTCGACGTCGGTGCGGTGTCGGCGGCTGACGGTGAGCGTCTCGCCCATCCCGGCGTCGCAGCCGCGGTTGCTCGCCGTCAGGTCGAGGGTCGTGATGAGATCCCCGGTGCCCACCCAGACCCGGCCGTTGCGGAGCCCGTCCATGACATCGGCGTAGTCCTGCCTGGCAAGCACATGGGTCTTGCTGTACTCACCCGGCCAGAAGTCGGCTCCGCCGCGTGTCCAGTGCACATGCGAGTCCGAGGTCGCGGTGATCCACCAGCGACGCCCCTCGCCGAGCAGCGAGTCCCAGAGCCCGCCGACGCGTGCGGTCATCTGGTCGAAGCCGCCATGGGTCGGGTATTTGCCGTAGCCTCCGCGTGCCTTGCCGATGAGCGGACCGGCCTGATGGCCCGGAGCGCCCTCGAAGCCCACGTAGACGTCGGGGGCGGCGTTGTTGCCGTTGCGGAACTCCCGGGGCGTGTCCTGCCCGTAGACACCGAGCCCGGTCGCCGAGCGGGA
This DNA window, taken from Streptomyces sp. SCSIO 30461, encodes the following:
- a CDS encoding SpoIIE family protein phosphatase; protein product: MSEIPETASGVVWQSSPPGSIYDYIKVASFSIGPDGLVDQWSRRATEQFGIEAAEVMGKDPIEVFMPVELRPRGYRKMAEILDGREWTGLVPFRTPGGEHPHGLAEVYVMPSETEGGRHAALCIVVDVRALRGIETDLAASQAIFGQSPFGFLLFGPDLTVVQANRRFAAVFGGAPSEHRGRTVHDYLSRPEAERMTAALKRVLDTGDSVTDLQVVGNVPGGNERRHWSVNLYRVHSGTGRPVGVAGLGIDVTRRHIAAREAASARRNLAILNEASARIGNSLDLETTARELLGVAVPGFCDLASVDLYQGLLTGDEAPPGHWGSGHPEGYGGTSAELRRVAFASAVSGALPSDRPDTAPGDRTGRDGGSDATGGVAASTPGAPSVGALHHFPFSSPSATALRTARVQAIPGEEGSLVQSTLAVPMVAHDAVIGLVQFSRAKGSEPFGERDRALAVELAARAAVCMDNARLYRREHERALILQRSLLPPGDPEAAGLDIACRYLPGNTATEVGGDWFDVIELPGHRTALVVGDVMGRGLRAAVAMGELRTAVRTLALLDLEPAEVLSALDEIARGLGSPSGAQQASRVAHKNRGPELSEVYLATCVYAVYDPVTRRCTFANAGHLPPVLVEPGEEALLLDVPPGMPLGVGGEPFEEVQVELPEGALLALYTDGLVESRHHPLDEGLGAFRAALTDPSRPLAGRTLPPQATGHRAPAPVPAPGAGSSSLEDICDHVLNTLDTRHGEDDIALLMARVQGMPTEAVGDWRLPREPRSVGRARELTRAQLVAWDLEPLVDTVELLVSELVTNALRYGEGEIRLRLLRDRTLVCEVWDAGLVQPRRRRAKDTDEGGRGLQLVGLLSAAWGSRRTPQGKTVWFELALPDGDSSPEPSVEQLLSMF
- a CDS encoding VCBS repeat-containing protein codes for the protein MWTEGWSAFAGLSTQPVTGTPKECESRAASHVAWLDWKSGTGLFVTSVDRTTHEQKRTVVGSRANPHDYTDNGSTDVLVRDASGVLWRDDLRDRPANGQIKPALRTRVGAGWQTYKQIEAVGDLAGNKAGVLWLYQGNGRGNFATRVRIGGGWGAFTQLVGAGDVDDDGRPDLIAYGAGGTYVYRSTGSTTAPFSRQSTSLYAGEGSEFNSIA
- a CDS encoding phosphoesterase gives rise to the protein MKDKNFEGPENSAISRRRLVKFAGVGATLAAATPLVAGGTAVADSRDGDRHGKRDDHRRSWRAGDHHVHSEYSGDFDTSTTPPTFQKGADAVYPIVTNAIMGKHFGLSWMMCTDHGGPTHSKVNLELAYPDLLRSRALVPEVLQFWGMEFDAPALDHHTLMIPHHTDEAQQLYALESRFAKHDAFPADPGRDTEARMVEFLKTAKDMRRKPLVIAHHASRSATGLGVYGQDTPREFRNGNNAAPDVYVGFEGAPGHQAGPLIGKARGGYGKYPTHGGFDQMTARVGGLWDSLLGEGRRWWITATSDSHVHWTRGGADFWPGEYSKTHVLARQDYADVMDGLRNGRVWVGTGDLITTLDLTASNRGCDAGMGETLTVSRRHRTDVELEIRFRPLEGTNGNGDRPQVRRVDLIVGQVTGPSANLDTDTDPTTRVVARFGPGDWRREGGGFVIRHTLRGVESDLYARVRGTNTDEVEPLADGLESPWDDLWFYSNPVFVDVR